A region from the Chloroflexota bacterium genome encodes:
- a CDS encoding membrane dipeptidase has product MTDPEALHRRSIVIDAHCDTALLAAEGTYNLADRHESHHLDFPRMREGGITAQIFAVFVEARYLPAQATRRALQVIDAMYRQLEAAGSSARLVTHAADIEAAKADGALGVILGLEGAEALEGDLGVLRMFHRLGVRNIGLTWNFRNQAADGVGEERTGGGLTTFGVALVEEMNRLGILVDIAHLSPAGVEDVLKVSQAPVIASHANARAVCDHRRNLTDAQLEKIARNGGVVGVTFVPAFVDGRDGQATLARVLDHIDHMVRVMGDEHVGLGSDFDGFFGDEKTVGLEEVSRMPAITAGLLERGYSEASVQKILGGNFLRVFRQVVG; this is encoded by the coding sequence ATGACCGATCCTGAAGCCCTGCACCGCCGCTCCATCGTGATAGACGCCCATTGCGATACGGCGCTGCTGGCCGCCGAAGGCACGTACAACCTGGCGGACCGGCACGAGTCGCACCACCTGGATTTTCCGCGGATGCGCGAAGGCGGCATAACGGCGCAGATATTCGCCGTGTTCGTGGAGGCGCGGTACCTTCCCGCCCAAGCCACCCGCCGCGCCCTCCAGGTCATAGACGCCATGTACCGCCAACTGGAGGCCGCCGGGAGCAGCGCGCGCCTGGTTACCCACGCCGCCGACATTGAGGCCGCCAAGGCCGATGGCGCGCTGGGGGTCATCCTGGGGCTGGAAGGCGCCGAGGCGCTGGAAGGCGACCTGGGCGTGCTGCGGATGTTCCACCGCCTGGGCGTGCGCAACATCGGGCTGACCTGGAACTTCCGCAACCAGGCCGCCGACGGCGTAGGCGAGGAGCGCACCGGCGGCGGCCTCACCACCTTCGGCGTGGCGCTGGTGGAGGAGATGAACCGCCTGGGCATCTTGGTGGACATCGCCCATCTGTCGCCCGCCGGCGTGGAGGACGTGCTCAAGGTGAGCCAGGCTCCCGTGATCGCGTCGCACGCCAATGCCCGCGCCGTGTGCGATCACCGCCGCAATTTGACCGACGCGCAACTGGAAAAGATCGCCCGCAACGGCGGCGTGGTAGGCGTAACGTTCGTGCCCGCCTTTGTGGATGGGCGCGACGGCCAGGCCACCCTCGCGCGGGTGCTGGATCACATAGACCACATGGTGCGCGTGATGGGCGACGAGCATGTGGGCCTGGGGTCGGACTTTGACGGGTTCTTCGGCGACGAGAAGACCGTCGGCCTGGAGGAAGTTTCGCGGATGCCGGCCATCACTGCCGGCCTGCTGGAGCGGGGCTACTCGGAAGCCTCGGTGCAGAAGATTCTCGGCGGCAATTTCCTGCGCGTGTTCCGCCAGGTGGTGGGCTAG